CCTGCCCACGTCTGGCAGGGCCATCTTGGCCGCGTCGAGCTCGCTGAAGCGCTCCACCCATGCGGCCAGGAGCGGGGTCTTGGCGGCATCGAAGATCTTGTCACCGGACAACACCTCGGTCACCTTCATCCACGACAGAACGCCTCCCAGCGCAACGTCGACGAGCCCGAGGCCGTCGCCGCCGAAGAAGCCCCCTCCCTTGGAGCATTCCCTCAGGGCCCCTTCAAGAATCTCCACCGCCGCGAACGCCTGCTTCTTTCCCTCGGATTTCTCCTCCTCTGTCTTGCCCCTCAACCACTGCCTCCATGGGGCTACCAGCTGAAACACGGAGAAAAATAATGGTCAAAGTTGCTCGTTGGATATCTAAAAGTAAAGGAACGGAGACAAGTAGTTCAAGTAAGTGAAGATAATTTAAACCTTGTCGTCAACGTAGGCCATCCAGAAGCGAGCAATGGCGCGCTCGTAGGGGTCCGCTGGGAGAAGGGACGGGCCGGT
Above is a window of Triticum aestivum cultivar Chinese Spring chromosome 6B, IWGSC CS RefSeq v2.1, whole genome shotgun sequence DNA encoding:
- the LOC123136463 gene encoding probable glutathione S-transferase GSTU6, encoding MAGRDDLKLLGTWPSPFVTRVKLALALKGLSYEDVEEDLYKKSELLLKSNPVHKKIPVLIHNGAPVCESMIILQYIDEVFAGTGPSLLPADPYERAIARFWMAYVDDKLVAPWRQWLRGKTEEEKSEGKKQAFAAVEILEGALRECSKGGGFFGGDGLGLVDVALGGVLSWMKVTEVLSGDKIFDAAKTPLLAAWVERFSELDAAKMALPDVGRLLEFAKAREAAAAPSN